A window of Tepidisphaeraceae bacterium genomic DNA:
ACCGAGGTTACCTAATTACTTAGGCAGCCATACGAACCGGGGCGGCAAAGCCGACACGGCCTGCAACATCGTTGTTGGCAGTTAAGATTTACCCAAATGATTAACCAGGCCTATTGGGCGTCCTGGACATGCCACCACCACCGACACCATCCGGTCGAAACCAGTCGCCCCCGGTGATCTAGGGCTAACGCGACCTATCATAGCCCACCGGTCGGCACCCGACAACAGCGGACAGATGTAATACGATAGGCAGCATGAACGGTTCACTTGACCAGCCACTGGGTGAGCCCGTGCCCGATTGGGCACCGCCCCCGTCGCCGCAGCATCGGGAACTTACTGGACGCTACTGCCGGCTCATGCCGCTGAGCTTCGCCGAGCATGCGGACGCGCTGTACGAGGCGTACTCGGCCGACGCGGAAGGCCGCCTGTGGACGTACCTGCCCTACGGCCCATTCGCCGATCGGCCGGCCTTCGACGCGTGGCTGCAGGCGAGCGCCGCCAGTCAGGGCGACCCGCTCTTCTTCACGATCATCGATCATGCAACCCAGCGGCCGGGTGGTGTCTGCAGCTACCTGCGCATCACGCCGGCGGCCGGGTCGATCGAGATTGGCCACCTCGCGTATGCCCCGCGGCTGCAGCGGACGACCGCGGCGACCGAGGCGATGTTCCTGCTCATGCGGCACGCGTTTGAGCTGGGGTATCGCCGGTACGAGTGGAAGTGCAACGCGCTGAACGCACCCTCGCGCTACGCCGCCGAACGGCTTGGCTTCCAGTTCGAAGGCATCTTCCGCCAGGCGGCCGTGGTGAAAGGCCGCAATCGCGATACAGCTTGGTACTCGATCATCGACCAGGAATGGCCAGCCTTACATCGGGCGTTTATCCAGTGGCTTTCGCCGGCAAACTTCGATGCGGATGGGCGACAGCGGCGATCGTTGACGGCACTTCGCGATGAGACGGTAGCGGGGTAGCGGAAGTCGAAGAAACCATGACGCCTCTGCCCGTAGTGGCGACGCCTGCGACGCGGCGACGCGCAGCGTCGAATCTTCGTACTTCAGGCAGACTGCGGCTCCCGCTGCCCCGCGACGCAGGCGTCGCCACTACTGACAGTTCGGTGCCGCATTCGCTTCAACCGTGGCATGGGCGTCTCGCCCATGCTTGTGGATTGGAACGGCAGATCTGATTTGTTGGGTCTGCGCTGACCAAGGCTGCCGACACGAATTTGATCTAACGGCCTCTCTACGAGCATGGGCGAGACGCCCATGCCACGGTCGGAGAAGGCGCCGCCGTTCTCTCTACCGCCCGTTGCGGAGAACGAGCTTCGCTCTCGGTTCAGGCGTACCGCCGCCAATTCTTAAGCCCGCTGCAGTCGCTTTAACTGCTCCGCCACCGATCGCAGGTCCCTTTCGAAATCGGCCATATTGCGTGCGCGCAAATCGGGGTCCGGAATCCGCAGCAGCGCCGACGGGTGCAGCGTCGCGACGGTCCAGTCGGCCCAGGGGCTCTTCATCACTTGGCCGCGCGATTGCGTGATGCGAAAGTCGCGGCCGAGCAGCGATTGGGCGGCGGTGGCGCCGAGGCAGACGAGCATCTTCGGTTTGATCAGCCCCAGTTCCGCCTCCAGCCACGGCCGGCACGCGGCGACCTCGCGGGCGGAGGGTTTGGCGTGGATGCGGCGCTTGCCGCGTGGTTCGAACTTGAAGTGCTTAACGGCGTTGGTGACGTACACCAGATCGCGCGGCAGGCCGACGCGTTCCATCACGTCGTCCAGCAACTGCCCCGCCGGGCCAACGAACGGCCGACCCTGTATGTCTTCCGAGTCCCCCGGCTGCTCGCCGACCATCACGATCTGCGCCTCCGCCGGTCCTTCGCCGAACACCGCCTGCGTGGCATTGCAGTAAAGGTCGCACCCCTTGCAGGCCTGCGCGGCCTTGGCGAGCACCGGCAGCTTCAGCGTCTGCGGGATGAACGGTTTGGCGGTGCCGGTGTTGGCACACGCTGCACTATCGGCGGCGGCGGTGGATGCCGTCGCCGCGCGTTTCGTTCCCGCGCGCTCGGTCATGCCGGGCAGCAGGCTTGCCTGTTCACGGGCGGCGTTCGTTGCTTTTGCCTTTCGCACCATTTCCTCCACTCGGCTGGGGGCCTGGCGAAGCAGGTCGTCGATCAGCTCGGCCTCGGGCAGCGTTGCCCAGTGCCGCACGGGCATCTCCTTCTTCATCGCCCGCACCTTCACGCGTGCCGGGTTGAAGATGGAGGCGTAATACGTCTTCCACATCCCCTCGACCTCGTCCGGCTGCGGCGCCAACCGATGCGGCACGCCGGGACCGAAGGTCAAGGACTGCCGGTCCCACGACACCGATTCATCCGGCGTCAAGATCGTCCACCGCTGCACACCGAACCGCTCGCGGAAGAACCCCGCGACATGGCGAACGATCGGGTGGTCCGGCCGATGCCAGGCGACGTAGTGATCGTCGCCGGTCGCGCCGTCCTGCAATTTTCGGAAGCGCACGAACGCGTGCATCTTGTGCACGTCACGCGAGACGGCCTTGTCCATCGCGGCCAGTTGGGCGACGTCGTCGTCGATCATCACCTGCAGCAGGTGTGGCTCGCCGTGCGTTAGTCGCCAGAGCGCGCGATACAACAACGGCCATTTTTCCAGATCACGGTGAAACGCGACGCGCTGCGCCATCGCCAGAAACGCGGGCGGCACGGTGGCAACGGGGATACGGTTGGGATCGCTGGCCGGCTCGGGCGGACTTTCAAAGAGCACGTCGCCGTTCGACCAGATGACCTGGTCCGGCGGCGTCTGACTTTCGAGCAACCGGCGTGCCTGCGCACGCCATTGCGCGAAGTCGGGACCTTGGAGGATGACGTGCTGCATGATGATCGGACGGAACTTTCGCTAAAGACCGGCGGACAAAAACTTGTCGCATCGCGCGCAAATGTCATCCCGATGGGAGCCTTGGCGACCTGAGGGATCTCCCACTGGCGTAAATCAATCGTCATTCGACATTCCTCAGGTCGCTACCGCTCCCTTCGGGATGACAATCACGCGCATGGGCATTGCTGGGACCCCCCGTTATCCTTGCTCGTTAAACCTCCCCCGTCACGGCCGACGTCGCGGCGCCGAAGAGTTCCATCTGCGGGTCGACCGCGGTCACCCGTCGTTCCAGGTCCGACCGGTCGATTCGAAGCGCGTCAGGGTTCGAGTCGGCCGCGATGACAAACGGTCGCGTCTTGGAAAGGCTGATGCGCAGCTTTGCCAAGTCCGCCAGCGTCAGCTTGTGGTGCCGGCGGATCGTCAAAATCCTGCCGACGTTGCGCGCGCCGATGCCCGGCACGCGCAACAGCGCCGCCTTCGGGGCCTTGTTGATGTCGATCGGGAAGAAGTCGCGATGCCGCAGCGCCCAAGCTAGCTTGGGGTCGAGCGTCAGATCGAGGTTGGGCTGGTCAGATGACGTGAGTTCGCTGGCGCTGAAGCCGTAGAACCGCATGAGCCAGTCGGCCTGATACAGGCGATGCTCGCGAACGAGCGGCGGTGACTGCCCGGGCAGCCGGGTGTCACTGTGCTGGATTGGGCTGAACGCCGAGTAGTACACCCGCCGCAGCTTCTGCTTCGTGTAAAGCGTGGACGCCGTCGTCAAAATCGCGGCATCACTGCTGGCAGTGGCGCCAACGATCATCTGCGTGCTTTGACCGGCCGGGGCGTACTTCGGCGCCGCGTAGCTGTCCGCGCGCTCAGCCTTGCTGATGTCGATGCGCTGGCGGATCTGCGCCATCGTCTGATTGACGATCGCCATCGTCTTTTCCGGCGTCAGCTCGGCCAAATCCGCATCCGTCGGCAGCTCGACGTTGGCGCTCAACCGGTCGGCGAACCGCCCTGCTTGAGCCATCGCCTCTTCGCTGGCGCCCGGCACGGCCTTCAGGTGGATGTAACCGTTGTAATGATGCACCTCGCGCAGCTGCTGCGCCACCGCGATCAACTGGTCCATCGTGTAGTCGGCCGACCGGATGATGCCGCTGGAGAGAAACAGCCCCTCAATGTAGTTCCTGCGGTAAAATTCGAGCGTCAGCCAGACCACTTCCTCCGGCGTAAACCGGGCCCGCGGCACGTCGCTCGTCACCCGATTGATGCAGTACTGGCAATCGTAAATGCAGTAGTTGGTCAGCAGAATCTTGAGCAGCGACACGCACCGGCCATCGGGCGTGTAGCTGTGACAGATGCCGATTTTGTTCGTGCCCCCCAGCCCCTTGTCGTTCCCCTTCCGCCGACTGCCCGACGAGGCGCACGACGCATCGTACTTGGCGGCGTCGGCGAGCACGTTCAGCTTTTTACGCAACTCCATGGCATTCGTATCATACCTTACATAGTCCGTACAATCGACCGAGAAATGTAGAGCGACGAGTGCTGAGTGATCGTCATCCCGAGAAGAT
This region includes:
- a CDS encoding putative DNA modification/repair radical SAM protein; this translates as MELRKKLNVLADAAKYDASCASSGSRRKGNDKGLGGTNKIGICHSYTPDGRCVSLLKILLTNYCIYDCQYCINRVTSDVPRARFTPEEVVWLTLEFYRRNYIEGLFLSSGIIRSADYTMDQLIAVAQQLREVHHYNGYIHLKAVPGASEEAMAQAGRFADRLSANVELPTDADLAELTPEKTMAIVNQTMAQIRQRIDISKAERADSYAAPKYAPAGQSTQMIVGATASSDAAILTTASTLYTKQKLRRVYYSAFSPIQHSDTRLPGQSPPLVREHRLYQADWLMRFYGFSASELTSSDQPNLDLTLDPKLAWALRHRDFFPIDINKAPKAALLRVPGIGARNVGRILTIRRHHKLTLADLAKLRISLSKTRPFVIAADSNPDALRIDRSDLERRVTAVDPQMELFGAATSAVTGEV
- a CDS encoding GNAT family protein — protein: MNGSLDQPLGEPVPDWAPPPSPQHRELTGRYCRLMPLSFAEHADALYEAYSADAEGRLWTYLPYGPFADRPAFDAWLQASAASQGDPLFFTIIDHATQRPGGVCSYLRITPAAGSIEIGHLAYAPRLQRTTAATEAMFLLMRHAFELGYRRYEWKCNALNAPSRYAAERLGFQFEGIFRQAAVVKGRNRDTAWYSIIDQEWPALHRAFIQWLSPANFDADGRQRRSLTALRDETVAG
- a CDS encoding UdgX family uracil-DNA binding protein (This protein belongs to the uracil DNA glycosylase superfamily, members of which act in excision repair of DNA. However, it belongs more specifically to UdgX branch, whose founding member was found to bind uracil in DNA (where it does not belong), without cleaving it, appears to promote DNA repair by a pathway involving RecA, rather than base excision.), whose protein sequence is MQHVILQGPDFAQWRAQARRLLESQTPPDQVIWSNGDVLFESPPEPASDPNRIPVATVPPAFLAMAQRVAFHRDLEKWPLLYRALWRLTHGEPHLLQVMIDDDVAQLAAMDKAVSRDVHKMHAFVRFRKLQDGATGDDHYVAWHRPDHPIVRHVAGFFRERFGVQRWTILTPDESVSWDRQSLTFGPGVPHRLAPQPDEVEGMWKTYYASIFNPARVKVRAMKKEMPVRHWATLPEAELIDDLLRQAPSRVEEMVRKAKATNAAREQASLLPGMTERAGTKRAATASTAAADSAACANTGTAKPFIPQTLKLPVLAKAAQACKGCDLYCNATQAVFGEGPAEAQIVMVGEQPGDSEDIQGRPFVGPAGQLLDDVMERVGLPRDLVYVTNAVKHFKFEPRGKRRIHAKPSAREVAACRPWLEAELGLIKPKMLVCLGATAAQSLLGRDFRITQSRGQVMKSPWADWTVATLHPSALLRIPDPDLRARNMADFERDLRSVAEQLKRLQRA